Proteins from one Clostridium cellulovorans 743B genomic window:
- the atpD gene encoding F0F1 ATP synthase subunit beta: MANIEGKVVQVIGPVIDIKFSTETLPNIFNAVEVDLENGEKLVAEIEQHMGDDIVRAISMQATEGVRRGMKAIDTGAPITVPVGEATLGRLFNTLGQPIDNKGEVVSDTMYPIHRNPPSFEDQSSKQEMFETGIKVIDLLAPYQKGGKIGLFGGAGVGKTVLIQELINNIAKEHGGLSVFTGVGERTREGNDLYHEMSDSGVISKTALVFGQMNEPPGARMRVALTGLTMAENFRDKGQDVLLFIDNIFRFTQAGSEVSALLGRIPSAVGYQPTLATEMGALQERITSTKHGSITSVQAVYVPADDLTDPAPATTFAHLDATTVLSRAIVEIGIYPAVDPLESTSRILDPRIVGKEHYETALEVKNILERYKELQDIIAILGVDELSEEDKLIVGRARKVQRFLSQSFTVAEQFTGMQGKYVPIAETVSGFREILDGKCDEIPEAAFLFVGNIEEAKAKAKSMRQE; this comes from the coding sequence ATGGCGAATATCGAAGGAAAAGTGGTTCAAGTCATAGGACCAGTTATAGATATAAAATTTAGCACTGAAACTCTTCCTAATATTTTCAACGCAGTTGAAGTAGATTTAGAAAACGGAGAAAAATTAGTAGCTGAAATTGAGCAACACATGGGGGATGATATAGTTAGAGCTATATCCATGCAAGCTACAGAAGGCGTTAGAAGAGGAATGAAGGCAATTGATACAGGCGCTCCGATTACAGTTCCAGTTGGAGAGGCTACTCTTGGAAGATTATTCAATACGCTAGGACAGCCAATTGATAATAAAGGTGAAGTAGTAAGTGATACTATGTATCCTATCCATAGAAATCCACCATCATTTGAGGACCAATCTAGCAAACAAGAAATGTTTGAGACTGGAATTAAGGTTATAGATTTACTTGCACCATACCAAAAAGGTGGGAAAATAGGTCTATTTGGTGGTGCTGGTGTTGGAAAGACAGTACTTATTCAAGAACTTATCAATAACATAGCAAAAGAACATGGTGGTCTTTCTGTATTTACTGGTGTTGGTGAAAGAACAAGAGAAGGTAACGACTTATATCATGAAATGAGTGATTCTGGAGTTATAAGCAAAACTGCATTGGTATTCGGACAAATGAACGAGCCGCCAGGTGCTAGAATGAGAGTTGCACTTACAGGATTAACAATGGCAGAAAACTTTAGAGATAAAGGTCAGGATGTGCTACTATTCATAGATAATATATTTAGATTTACACAAGCAGGTTCAGAGGTTTCAGCGTTGCTTGGTAGAATACCATCTGCCGTTGGATATCAACCTACACTTGCCACTGAAATGGGGGCTCTGCAGGAAAGAATAACATCTACAAAACATGGATCTATTACATCTGTTCAAGCAGTTTATGTTCCTGCAGACGATTTAACTGACCCAGCTCCAGCTACAACTTTCGCTCACTTAGATGCTACAACAGTTTTATCTAGAGCTATAGTTGAAATAGGTATTTATCCAGCAGTTGACCCTCTTGAATCTACATCAAGAATTCTAGATCCTAGAATTGTAGGTAAAGAACACTATGAAACAGCTCTTGAAGTAAAGAATATTCTTGAAAGATATAAAGAACTTCAAGATATCATAGCTATACTTGGAGTAGACGAATTATCAGAAGAAGATAAACTTATTGTTGGTAGAGCAAGAAAAGTTCAAAGATTCTTATCACAAAGCTTTACTGTTGCTGAACAATTTACTGGTATGCAGGGTAAATATGTGCCAATAGCTGAAACTGTAAGTGGGTTCAGAGAAATTCTTGATGGAAAATGTGATGAAATTCCTGAAGCAGCATTCTTATTTGTTGGTAACATAGAGGA
- the atpG gene encoding ATP synthase F1 subunit gamma: protein MAGAGLIEIKRRIKSVKNTRKITSSMSLIATSNLKKARVAMINNKSYGEVLDGIMNQIATDVEESNIYVNGNGGTKTAYIVITSDQGLCGGYNSNVILTLIDKIKDDKENKKVILVGEKGRGYLRRYKFDTLAEYVDLKSIPTMDEAAVIATKALELYKSNEYGEINIVYTKFVSSVKQAVEVKRLLPFNSVQEKKTNRKQINYELTPIEDLEILINSYMNSQVFTALLNGKTSEQSSRMTAMDSATKNADELIEKLNLKYNRIRQAAITQEISEIVGGASAQS, encoded by the coding sequence ATGGCAGGCGCAGGATTAATAGAGATAAAGAGAAGAATAAAGTCTGTAAAAAATACGAGAAAAATAACTAGTTCTATGAGTCTTATTGCTACATCTAACCTGAAAAAAGCTAGAGTCGCTATGATTAATAATAAATCATATGGCGAAGTTTTAGATGGTATTATGAATCAAATAGCGACAGATGTAGAAGAGTCAAACATATACGTTAATGGTAATGGGGGAACTAAAACGGCTTATATAGTTATTACATCGGATCAAGGCTTGTGTGGAGGGTATAACTCAAATGTTATCTTAACTCTTATCGATAAAATCAAAGATGACAAAGAGAATAAAAAAGTTATCTTAGTTGGCGAAAAGGGAAGAGGCTATCTTAGAAGATATAAATTTGATACCTTAGCAGAATATGTAGATTTAAAAAGTATTCCTACTATGGATGAAGCTGCAGTTATTGCTACAAAAGCATTAGAATTATATAAATCTAATGAATATGGAGAAATCAATATAGTTTATACTAAGTTCGTTTCCTCTGTAAAACAAGCTGTTGAAGTGAAAAGACTACTTCCTTTCAATTCTGTTCAAGAAAAAAAGACAAATAGAAAACAAATAAATTATGAGCTTACACCGATTGAGGATCTAGAGATTCTTATAAATAGCTATATGAATAGTCAAGTATTCACTGCGCTTTTAAATGGAAAGACTAGTGAGCAGTCATCACGTATGACTGCTATGGATTCTGCCACAAAGAATGCAGATGAACTTATTGAGAAGTTGAATCTTAAATATAATAGAATACGACAAGCAGCTATTACGCAAGAAATCTCTGAGATTGTTGGAGGTGCTTCAGCACAAAGTTAG
- the atpA gene encoding F0F1 ATP synthase subunit alpha: MNIKPEEITSIIKKEIQGYTQKLDTIDSGTIVQIGDGIARVYGLNNCMEGELLEFPNGVYGMAQNLEKDNVGCVLLGDEEGIKEGDVVKTTGRVVEVPVGDEVVGRVVNPLGKPIDGKGSIKHVETRPCESPAYGVIDRQSVNQPLQTGIKAIDSMIPIGRGQRELIIGDRQTGKTAIALDTILNQKGKNVICIYVAIGQKQSTVANIVGTLTEMGAMDYSIVVSSTASDSAPLQYLAPFSGVTMAEYFMKQGKDVLIVYDDLSKHAVAYRTMSLLLRRPPGREAYPGDIFYLHSRLLERAAKLSPELGGGSITALPIVETLAGDISAYIPTNVISITDGQIFLESEAFNVGQKPAVNAGISVSRVGGSAQIKAMKQVTGTLRLELAQYRELAAFAQFGSDLDKESKRVLEKGRRLMEILKQNQYEPIDVIHQVVVFFAANEGLIDDIPVNKVLEFTNTMVKDLDIHHKDVIDELRDKKALDDDLKNKIRSSISDFKKKFNEI, encoded by the coding sequence ATGAATATTAAACCAGAAGAAATTACTTCTATTATAAAAAAAGAAATTCAAGGTTATACCCAAAAGTTAGACACTATTGATTCTGGTACTATTGTTCAAATTGGAGATGGTATTGCCAGAGTTTATGGTTTGAATAACTGTATGGAGGGAGAATTACTTGAATTCCCTAATGGAGTTTATGGTATGGCTCAAAATCTTGAAAAGGACAACGTAGGCTGTGTTCTTCTTGGCGATGAAGAAGGAATTAAAGAAGGCGATGTAGTTAAAACCACTGGTAGAGTAGTTGAAGTTCCAGTAGGTGATGAAGTTGTTGGAAGAGTTGTAAATCCACTTGGAAAACCAATAGATGGTAAAGGTTCTATAAAACATGTAGAAACTAGACCTTGTGAAAGTCCTGCATATGGTGTAATTGATAGACAGTCTGTTAATCAACCGTTACAAACAGGTATTAAGGCTATAGACTCAATGATCCCAATCGGGAGGGGGCAAAGAGAACTTATAATAGGTGATAGACAAACAGGTAAAACTGCAATTGCTCTTGATACAATTCTTAATCAAAAAGGAAAAAATGTTATTTGTATATATGTAGCTATAGGTCAAAAACAATCTACAGTTGCAAATATTGTTGGTACATTAACAGAAATGGGTGCTATGGATTACTCTATTGTAGTTTCATCAACAGCATCTGATTCAGCTCCACTTCAGTATCTTGCACCATTCTCTGGAGTAACAATGGCTGAATATTTTATGAAACAAGGAAAAGATGTATTGATAGTTTATGATGATCTGTCTAAGCATGCTGTTGCTTATAGAACAATGTCATTATTACTTCGTAGACCACCTGGTAGAGAAGCTTACCCAGGAGATATATTCTATCTTCATTCAAGATTGCTTGAAAGAGCTGCTAAGCTTTCACCAGAACTTGGTGGAGGTTCAATCACAGCGTTACCAATAGTTGAAACTCTAGCAGGAGATATTTCAGCATATATACCTACAAATGTAATTTCTATTACAGATGGTCAGATATTCTTAGAAAGTGAAGCGTTTAACGTAGGTCAAAAGCCAGCGGTTAATGCTGGTATATCTGTATCAAGAGTTGGTGGTAGTGCTCAAATTAAAGCTATGAAGCAAGTTACTGGTACATTAAGACTTGAACTAGCACAATACAGAGAATTAGCTGCTTTTGCTCAATTTGGTTCTGATTTAGATAAGGAATCAAAGAGAGTCCTTGAAAAAGGAAGAAGACTTATGGAGATATTAAAACAAAATCAATATGAGCCAATAGATGTTATTCATCAAGTAGTGGTATTCTTTGCAGCTAATGAAGGATTAATAGATGATATTCCTGTAAATAAAGTTCTAGAATTCACTAATACCATGGTGAAAGATTTAGATATACATCATAAAGATGTAATAGATGAGTTAAGAGACAAAAAAGCTCTTGATGATGATCTGAAAAATAAGATCAGAAGTTCTATTTCTGATTTTAAGAAGAAGTTTAACGAGATCTAA
- a CDS encoding F0F1 ATP synthase subunit delta: MYEYLDRRYALALYEVAEEKGKIKEFMDDLKEIVTLIKTNEELARMIEHPQISSHKKKVIFKELFEGKIDADLLRFLTILITRGRILFLEEKLREMEKIHLEKNNKIEATVVTALQLNEIQKRALINKLEKKYDKDIILVEQVDKSIIGGVYVRVGDDVIDGTLKTKLEEMRNIMYKEE; this comes from the coding sequence ATGTATGAATATCTTGATAGACGATATGCGTTAGCCTTATACGAGGTTGCAGAGGAAAAAGGCAAGATTAAAGAATTTATGGATGACTTAAAAGAAATTGTTACTCTCATTAAAACAAATGAAGAGTTAGCAAGAATGATTGAGCATCCACAAATAAGTTCCCATAAAAAGAAGGTTATCTTCAAAGAACTTTTTGAAGGTAAGATAGATGCGGATTTGTTAAGATTTTTAACTATTCTAATAACAAGAGGTAGAATTCTGTTCTTGGAAGAGAAACTAAGAGAGATGGAAAAAATCCATCTTGAGAAAAATAATAAAATCGAAGCAACTGTAGTTACTGCATTGCAACTGAATGAAATTCAAAAGCGTGCATTAATAAATAAGTTAGAAAAGAAGTACGATAAAGACATAATACTAGTTGAACAAGTTGATAAAAGTATTATAGGTGGAGTTTATGTAAGAGTTGGTGATGATGTAATTGATGGAACTCTTAAGACGAAACTTGAAGAGATGAGAAATATAATGTATAAGGAAGAATAG